In Acidobacteriota bacterium, the sequence GAGGCGATTCGAATCAACGAAGAGGCATTCATCACCAGGGCGATCGCGTCATGGTCAAGAAACCCGAATATCGATATACTCGGAAACCCGCAGGCCGACCGGTTGTCGATCGTCTCATTCATCATCAAGTACGGCGATCAACACCTCCACCACAATTTTGTCGTCGCCGTTCTCAATGATGTGTTCGGAATCCAATCTCGCGGCGGATGTTCGTGCGCAGGGCCATACGGGCACACGCTGCTCGGAATCGGCAACGAAGAATCCTCCCGCTACGACCAACAAGTGGCTCTCGGATGCGAAGGAATCAAGCCTGGGTGGGTGCGGGTCAACTTCAACTACTTTCTCTCAGAAACCGTGTTCCAGTTCATCGTCGACGCCGTCCACCTGATAGCAAACCGAGCAGCCGATCTCCTCCCCTACTATCGCTTTGACGCGGGCACCGGTCTCTGGCTCCATACAAATCCCGTGCGCGACCCACCCCTCAGCCTTCACGATGTCGAATATGAAACCGGTGACATGCAATACAGGCACAGGCGCCGACAGGACCGACAATCTGAACTCGTTGGATACCTGGAGGAAGCGACCCGAATTTTCGACGCCGCGGCGTCGTCGTCACCGCCACCCGTGCCGGCGCTGACCGCAACACAAGGCTTTGAGACCCTGCGCTGGTTCCCGCTGCCTGGAGACGTCGTGGCGGTTTCTCGTGACACATGAATCCGCACCCACCTGGTTCACACGCGCCCTTGGCAGCCGACCAACATCAAACACCGTGGAGGTCGGCGGAGCCAACATCCACTACCTAACCTGGGGCCATATCGGTCGACCCGGACTTGTCTTTGTCCACGGCGGCGCAGCGCACGCTCAGTGGTGGAGTTTCCTGGCACCCTTTTTCGCTTCCGAATTGCGAATCGCCGCGTTAGACCTCTCCGGACACGGCGATTCGGACCGCCGCGACTCGTACTCGCACATGATGTGGGCGGATGAGGTGATCGCAGTCGCCCAAGCCGCGGGTATGGACGAGCCGCCGATCGTCGTTGGCCATTCCCTCGGTGGAATGGTGACAATCCAAGTCGGATTCTCTCATGGTGACGAAGTCGCCGGCCTCGTCATTGTTGACTCACCGGTCAGAAGACCCGATCCCGAGTCGGAAGAGGCGTCGACCGGCAGGTCGTTCCGTCGGCCAAGAACGTACCCAGATCTTGAAACGGCCGTGAAACGCTTTCGGCTCGTACCACCGCAACCCTGTGAA encodes:
- a CDS encoding aminotransferase class V-fold PLP-dependent enzyme, yielding GALNYKDAIFMSPHKFVGGPGTPGVLVARKALFGNRVPANPGGGTVAYVNSEKHRYLDDIERREEGGTPAIIESIRAGLVFQLKAAVGTEAIRINEEAFITRAIASWSRNPNIDILGNPQADRLSIVSFIIKYGDQHLHHNFVVAVLNDVFGIQSRGGCSCAGPYGHTLLGIGNEESSRYDQQVALGCEGIKPGWVRVNFNYFLSETVFQFIVDAVHLIANRAADLLPYYRFDAGTGLWLHTNPVRDPPLSLHDVEYETGDMQYRHRRRQDRQSELVGYLEEATRIFDAAASSSPPPVPALTATQGFETLRWFPLPGDVVAVSRDT
- a CDS encoding alpha/beta hydrolase, yielding MTHESAPTWFTRALGSRPTSNTVEVGGANIHYLTWGHIGRPGLVFVHGGAAHAQWWSFLAPFFASELRIAALDLSGHGDSDRRDSYSHMMWADEVIAVAQAAGMDEPPIVVGHSLGGMVTIQVGFSHGDEVAGLVIVDSPVRRPDPESEEASTGRSFRRPRTYPDLETAVKRFRLVPPQPCENGYIIDHIARNSLIETPNGWTWKFDPNIFTRTLVAMRDQLSRLDTRIALIRGDLSVVVPPDTAAYMYQLMGRRAPVISIPEAHHHLILDQPLAFVSSLRTLLADWGHSTPL